A window of Corallococcus macrosporus DSM 14697 contains these coding sequences:
- a CDS encoding glycine betaine ABC transporter substrate-binding protein yields MRAVWLLVVLLVGACGGASTSGDAAPQVRVGSKKFTESVILGEAVTQLARSTGARVSHRRELGGTAVLWEALRRGELDAYPEYTGTLRQELLSGRHLPDDAALREALAESGLRMSEPLGFNNTYALGMKEAEAERLGIRRISDLRAHPTLRFGFSNEFMDRADGWPALRDSYRLPQRDVRGLDHDLAYRGMDSGALQLTDLYSTDAEIQAYGLRVLEDDLHHFPAYDAVLLYRDDLEARAPEALAAMLRLEGRVSEADMVKLNAEARLERVPEGRVAAGFLSSALGVTTEVRGDGLAARVWKRTREHLYLVGVSLLAAIALAVPLGVLAARRPRLGRGVLGLTGVIQTVPSLALLVVMIPLLGIGSRPAIAALFLYSLLPIVRNTAAGLAGIPLEVRESAEALGLPAWARLWRIELPMAAPSILAGIQTAAVINVGTATLGALVGAGGYGQPILTGIRLDDARLILEGAIPAAALALLASALFDGVERVVVPRGLRLGAAPRSR; encoded by the coding sequence GTGAGGGCGGTGTGGCTGCTGGTGGTGCTGCTCGTGGGCGCGTGCGGAGGGGCTTCCACGTCCGGGGACGCCGCGCCCCAGGTGCGCGTGGGCTCCAAGAAGTTCACCGAGTCCGTCATCCTGGGCGAAGCGGTGACGCAGTTGGCGCGGAGCACGGGCGCGCGCGTCTCACACCGGCGCGAGCTGGGCGGCACGGCGGTGCTCTGGGAGGCGCTGCGCAGGGGCGAGCTCGATGCGTATCCGGAGTACACAGGCACGCTGCGTCAGGAGCTGCTGTCGGGCCGGCACCTGCCGGATGACGCGGCGCTGCGCGAGGCCCTGGCCGAGTCCGGGTTGCGGATGAGCGAGCCGCTGGGCTTCAACAACACCTACGCCCTGGGGATGAAGGAGGCGGAGGCTGAGCGACTGGGCATCCGCCGCATCTCCGATTTGCGCGCGCATCCCACGCTGCGCTTCGGCTTCAGCAACGAGTTCATGGACCGCGCGGACGGCTGGCCCGCGTTGCGAGACAGCTACCGGCTGCCGCAGCGGGACGTGCGCGGGCTGGACCATGACCTGGCGTACCGGGGCATGGACAGCGGGGCGCTGCAGCTCACGGACCTGTACTCCACGGACGCGGAGATTCAGGCCTACGGGCTGCGCGTGCTGGAGGACGACCTGCATCACTTCCCCGCGTATGACGCCGTGCTGCTGTATCGCGACGACCTGGAAGCCCGCGCGCCGGAGGCCCTGGCCGCGATGCTCCGGTTGGAGGGCCGCGTGTCCGAGGCGGACATGGTGAAGCTCAACGCGGAGGCCCGGCTGGAGCGCGTGCCGGAGGGGCGCGTGGCCGCGGGCTTCCTCTCCAGCGCGCTGGGCGTCACCACGGAGGTGCGTGGAGACGGGCTGGCCGCTCGGGTGTGGAAGCGGACGCGAGAGCACCTGTACCTGGTGGGCGTGTCGCTGCTGGCGGCCATCGCGCTCGCGGTGCCGCTGGGCGTGCTGGCGGCGCGGCGGCCTCGGCTGGGGCGCGGTGTGCTGGGGCTGACGGGGGTCATCCAGACGGTGCCGTCGCTGGCGCTGCTGGTGGTGATGATTCCGCTGCTGGGGATTGGCTCACGCCCGGCCATCGCCGCGCTGTTCCTCTACAGCCTGCTGCCCATCGTCCGGAACACGGCGGCGGGGCTGGCGGGAATCCCCCTTGAGGTCCGCGAGTCCGCGGAGGCGCTGGGCCTGCCCGCGTGGGCGCGGCTGTGGCGCATCGAGCTGCCCATGGCGGCGCCGTCCATCCTCGCGGGCATCCAGACGGCCGCGGTCATCAACGTGGGCACCGCGACGCTGGGCGCGCTGGTGGGCGCAGGGGGCTACGGCCAGCCGATCCTCACGGGCATCCGGTTGGATGACGCGCGGCTCATCTTGGAGGGGGCCATTCCGGCAGCGGCGCTGGCGTTGCTCGCCAGTGCGCTGTTCGACGGAGTGGAGCGTGTCGTGGTGCCGCGAGGCCTGCGGCTGGGCGCGGCGCCGCGCTCACGCTGA